One window from the genome of Mucilaginibacter ginsenosidivorans encodes:
- a CDS encoding AMP nucleosidase: protein MNEEKDVKKDTPETEKPAEVSSPVKSGLKTKEAIVANWLPRYTGRPLTDFGEYIILTNFSKYLQLFSEWNDNTPIMGLDKPMQTVTANGITIINFGMGSPVAATIMDLLTAIKPKAVIFLGKCGGLKKKNKVGDLILPIAAIRGEGTSDDYMPAEVPALPAFALQKAISTTIRDFGRDYWTGTCYTTNRRVWEHDKEFKQYLKKLRAMAVDMETATIFTTGFANKIPTGALLLVSDQPMIPEGVKTSESDSAVTEQYVETHLRVGIESLKQLINNGLTVKHLKF from the coding sequence ATGAACGAAGAAAAAGACGTCAAAAAAGACACCCCCGAAACCGAAAAGCCCGCTGAAGTTTCTTCACCTGTAAAATCAGGATTGAAGACGAAAGAAGCTATAGTGGCCAACTGGCTGCCGCGCTATACCGGCCGGCCGCTGACCGATTTTGGCGAGTATATCATTCTTACCAATTTCTCCAAATATCTACAGCTTTTTTCCGAATGGAACGATAATACCCCGATAATGGGGCTTGATAAGCCAATGCAAACCGTCACGGCCAATGGCATCACTATTATCAATTTTGGAATGGGCAGCCCGGTAGCGGCCACTATTATGGACCTGCTGACAGCCATTAAGCCCAAAGCCGTTATATTTTTGGGTAAATGCGGCGGGTTGAAAAAGAAGAATAAGGTTGGCGACCTGATATTACCCATAGCAGCGATAAGAGGCGAAGGAACTTCTGACGACTACATGCCTGCCGAAGTTCCTGCTTTGCCTGCATTCGCCTTGCAGAAAGCTATCTCGACCACCATTCGCGATTTTGGACGCGATTACTGGACAGGTACCTGTTACACCACCAACCGCCGCGTTTGGGAACACGATAAAGAGTTTAAACAATACCTCAAAAAACTGCGCGCCATGGCTGTGGATATGGAAACAGCTACCATCTTCACCACCGGCTTTGCCAACAAAATACCCACCGGTGCCCTGTTGCTTGTGTCCGACCAGCCAATGATCCCGGAGGGGGTGAAAACCTCGGAAAGCGACTCGGCCGTTACAGAACAATATGTAGAAACACATTTGCGTGTTGGCATCGAGTCGTTAAAACAACTCATCAACAACGGGTTAACGGTTAAACATTTGAAGTTCTAA
- the clpX gene encoding ATP-dependent Clp protease ATP-binding subunit ClpX, producing the protein MNKNSKEIRCSFCGAGKQDSLMLIAGLDAHICDKCVNQANEILAEELKVRKVKTSPSAPSLLKPSEIKAHLDQYVIGQDDAKKILSVAVYNHYKRLNQRVDKDEVEIEKSNIIMVGETGTGKTLLAKTLAKTLNVPFCICDATVLTEAGYVGEDVESILTRLLQAADYDVAAAEKGIVYIDEVDKIARKSDNASITRDVSGEGVQQALLKILEGTMVNVPPQGGRKHPDQKMITVNTNNILFICGGAFDGIEKKIAGRLRTQTVGYKFKNHDGDVDLKNLYKYITPQDLKSFGLIPELIGRLPVLTYLNPLDREALQNILTEPKNSLLKQYKKLFEYEGVKLEFDEEVLDFIVDKAMEFKLGARGLRSICEAIMIDAMFEFPSKKDVKRLNVTMDYAREKFEKSDLKKLKVA; encoded by the coding sequence ATGAATAAAAATAGCAAAGAGATAAGATGTTCATTTTGTGGCGCCGGTAAACAGGATTCGCTCATGCTTATCGCTGGTTTGGATGCACATATTTGCGATAAATGTGTGAACCAGGCCAACGAAATATTGGCGGAGGAGCTGAAGGTGCGCAAGGTAAAAACATCCCCGTCGGCCCCTTCGTTGCTGAAACCATCCGAAATTAAGGCGCATCTCGACCAATACGTTATCGGCCAGGATGATGCTAAAAAGATCCTTTCTGTAGCCGTTTATAACCACTACAAGCGACTTAACCAGCGGGTGGACAAGGATGAGGTGGAGATCGAGAAATCGAACATCATCATGGTGGGTGAAACCGGTACCGGCAAAACCCTGCTGGCTAAAACACTTGCCAAAACGCTGAACGTTCCATTCTGCATTTGCGATGCTACCGTGCTTACCGAAGCCGGCTACGTAGGAGAGGACGTTGAAAGCATCCTGACCCGCTTATTGCAGGCTGCCGATTATGATGTAGCCGCTGCCGAAAAGGGCATTGTCTATATCGACGAGGTTGACAAGATAGCGCGCAAAAGCGACAACGCTTCCATCACCCGCGATGTATCCGGCGAAGGTGTTCAGCAGGCATTGTTGAAAATACTGGAAGGTACCATGGTGAACGTACCGCCACAGGGCGGCCGCAAACACCCCGACCAGAAGATGATCACCGTAAACACGAACAACATCCTGTTCATCTGCGGCGGCGCTTTTGATGGTATCGAAAAGAAAATAGCAGGCAGGCTGCGTACGCAAACCGTTGGTTACAAATTCAAGAACCACGATGGTGACGTCGATCTGAAGAACCTGTATAAATACATAACCCCGCAGGACTTGAAATCATTCGGTTTGATACCCGAACTGATAGGCCGTTTGCCCGTGCTGACGTACCTTAACCCATTAGACAGGGAAGCGTTACAAAACATCCTGACTGAGCCTAAAAACTCGTTATTAAAACAGTATAAAAAACTCTTCGAGTATGAAGGTGTAAAGCTGGAATTTGATGAGGAAGTGCTTGATTTCATTGTGGATAAAGCAATGGAATTCAAACTGGGTGCCCGTGGCCTGCGTTCTATCTGCGAAGCCATCATGATCGATGCCATGTTCGAGTTCCCGTCCAAAAAAGATGTTAAACGCCTTAATGTGACGATGGACTATGCAAGGGAGAAATTTGAAAAGTCGGACCTGAAAAAATTAAAGGTGGCTTAA
- the clpP gene encoding ATP-dependent Clp endopeptidase proteolytic subunit ClpP gives MSNIDKNEFRKYAVKHHRINSLYVDKFINNVERANMPIGIAPTGMTPYIIEERQLNVAQMDVFSRLMMDRIIFLGDAIYDNIANIIQAQLLFLQSADAKRDIQIYINSPGGSVYAGLGIYDTMQFISNDVATICTGMAASMAAVLLCAGTKGKRAALPHSRVMIHQPSGGAQGQQSDIEISYHEITKLKKELYQIIADHSGAPYEKVDKASDRDHWMTADEAIDFGMVDEILRGNNSKK, from the coding sequence ATGAGTAATATTGATAAAAACGAGTTCAGGAAGTATGCTGTTAAGCATCATCGTATAAATAGCCTGTATGTAGATAAATTTATTAACAATGTTGAAAGAGCAAACATGCCGATAGGCATTGCTCCAACCGGGATGACCCCTTATATCATCGAAGAGCGCCAGCTGAACGTGGCCCAGATGGACGTGTTTTCTCGCTTAATGATGGACCGTATCATTTTCCTTGGCGATGCCATTTATGATAATATTGCCAACATAATCCAGGCGCAACTGTTGTTTTTGCAGTCGGCCGACGCAAAACGGGACATCCAGATCTACATTAATTCGCCGGGTGGATCGGTTTATGCTGGCTTAGGTATATATGATACCATGCAGTTCATCTCGAACGATGTGGCAACCATCTGTACCGGTATGGCGGCATCCATGGCGGCTGTATTATTGTGCGCAGGTACCAAAGGTAAAAGGGCCGCATTGCCGCATTCAAGAGTGATGATACATCAGCCATCGGGCGGCGCGCAGGGCCAGCAATCGGATATCGAAATATCATATCACGAGATCACCAAGCTGAAAAAAGAACTGTACCAGATCATTGCCGATCACAGCGGTGCGCCTTATGAAAAAGTTGACAAGGCGTCGGACCGCGACCACTGGATGACAGCTGATGAAGCGATTGATTTTGGTATGGTCGATGAGATACTGCGTGGCAATAATAGCAAAAAGTAA
- the tig gene encoding trigger factor produces the protein MNISQEKIDNLNAVVKINIKPEDYQPRVEKAIRDHAKKAKIPGFRPGMVPASHIKRMYGKSILVDEVNNLLSDTLNNYINEQQLEVLGQPLPKADDKEYNWDFADDFEFNYELGLAPAFDIDFSSKDKVTQYVIKADEETLAARITNIRKSYGKMTNPDVSADGDVLYAELVQLSPDGSVFEDGISNTTSVRLDQVQDAKVKKSLIGLKKDDVVTLDIQKAYNNDAARIAAILKIDEETAAELKSNFRLTVKNVNRLEESDLNQEFFDKLFGEGKVTTEEGFRDEITKEVEAMYAQDSERKLQNDLYKLAVDKAKFELPDEFLKRWLKATNEKLTDEELTGGYNDFAQNLKWTLIENKVIKDNQIEIKYEEVFQAAKARLDAQFRMYSPQPLSEEQLAQYTVQYLQNKEEANKIFEEVKALKVLDHLKSIVTLDQKEVTSKKFAELEK, from the coding sequence ATGAATATTTCACAGGAAAAGATCGACAACCTGAATGCAGTTGTAAAAATCAATATCAAACCCGAAGATTACCAGCCACGGGTTGAAAAAGCTATACGCGATCATGCGAAGAAAGCCAAGATACCGGGGTTCCGCCCGGGTATGGTGCCGGCATCGCACATCAAAAGGATGTATGGCAAAAGCATTTTGGTTGACGAGGTGAACAACCTGCTTTCCGATACCCTGAATAACTATATTAACGAGCAGCAGCTTGAGGTATTGGGCCAGCCCCTGCCAAAAGCTGATGACAAGGAATATAACTGGGATTTTGCTGACGATTTTGAGTTCAATTATGAATTAGGTTTGGCTCCCGCGTTTGATATCGATTTTTCATCAAAAGATAAAGTGACCCAATATGTCATCAAGGCTGATGAAGAAACACTGGCTGCGCGTATCACCAACATCCGCAAAAGCTATGGCAAAATGACAAATCCTGACGTATCGGCAGACGGTGATGTGCTTTATGCCGAATTGGTGCAGCTTTCTCCGGATGGTTCTGTTTTTGAGGATGGCATCAGCAATACCACATCTGTTCGTTTGGACCAGGTGCAGGATGCGAAAGTAAAAAAATCGCTTATCGGCCTGAAAAAGGATGACGTGGTAACACTGGATATCCAGAAAGCTTACAACAACGATGCTGCCCGCATAGCCGCTATACTGAAGATAGATGAAGAAACGGCAGCTGAGTTGAAATCGAACTTCCGCCTGACGGTTAAAAATGTGAACCGTTTGGAAGAAAGCGATCTGAACCAGGAGTTCTTTGATAAATTATTTGGTGAAGGTAAGGTGACCACGGAAGAAGGTTTCAGGGATGAGATCACAAAGGAAGTGGAAGCCATGTACGCCCAGGATTCGGAACGCAAACTGCAAAACGACCTGTATAAGCTGGCCGTTGACAAAGCAAAATTTGAATTGCCCGACGAGTTCCTTAAACGCTGGCTGAAAGCTACCAATGAGAAACTAACCGACGAGGAATTGACAGGTGGCTACAATGATTTTGCTCAGAACCTGAAATGGACGCTGATCGAGAACAAGGTTATTAAGGATAATCAGATCGAGATCAAATACGAAGAGGTTTTCCAGGCTGCCAAAGCCCGGCTGGATGCCCAGTTCAGGATGTACAGTCCACAGCCTCTAAGCGAGGAGCAACTGGCGCAATACACCGTTCAATATTTGCAGAACAAGGAAGAAGCCAACAAGATATTTGAAGAAGTAAAGGCACTTAAAGTGCTTGATCATCTGAAAAGCATCGTCACCCTCGATCAGAAAGAGGTCACTTCAAAAAAATTCGCTGAGTTGGAGAAATAA
- a CDS encoding head GIN domain-containing protein, translating to MKKISLIPIAFISLLAIAVLPSCRFRCVKGSGNHVSENHKVSDFTRINVSGGFKVTLKQDSSLNVNINADDNLMKYIHVESDGDELKIYYKKNVCPSGQMEISIGVHNLEKLKGSGAINFLSDGKINTKDLDIKLNGASNINMDLSAANVSTESAGASEITLRGQATSHRIEMTGNGTVHAFDFVVGKYEVRTTGASDCEINVLNDLQVSSTGAADVKYKGNPANVNTSKVGAATVTHVN from the coding sequence ATGAAAAAGATCTCTTTAATTCCTATAGCATTTATTTCGCTCCTTGCCATAGCCGTGCTGCCATCCTGCAGGTTCAGGTGTGTTAAGGGTTCGGGCAATCACGTTTCAGAGAACCATAAGGTGAGCGATTTTACCCGTATCAATGTGTCGGGCGGCTTTAAGGTAACCCTGAAACAGGACAGCAGCCTTAATGTAAATATCAACGCCGACGATAACCTGATGAAATATATCCATGTCGAATCGGACGGCGACGAATTGAAGATATATTATAAAAAGAATGTTTGCCCGAGCGGTCAGATGGAGATCAGTATCGGCGTTCACAACCTCGAAAAACTAAAAGGGTCGGGTGCAATTAACTTTTTATCGGACGGCAAGATCAATACCAAAGACCTTGACATCAAACTTAACGGCGCAAGTAATATTAATATGGACCTGTCGGCGGCAAACGTAAGTACTGAAAGCGCCGGGGCCAGCGAGATCACGCTCAGGGGCCAGGCAACCTCGCACCGAATCGAAATGACAGGCAACGGAACCGTGCACGCTTTTGACTTTGTGGTTGGTAAATATGAGGTGCGTACCACCGGCGCCAGCGATTGCGAGATAAATGTATTGAACGACCTGCAGGTAAGCTCTACCGGCGCTGCCGATGTGAAGTACAAAGGTAATCCAGCCAACGTAAATACTTCAAAAGTTGGCGCTGCTACCGTAACGCATGTAAACTGA
- a CDS encoding GIN domain-containing protein, translating to MKTKIFSLVAVAAIALGIGNQALADGKNDSVAKSNNEVSTVLTDVSKISKIEVRGNVELYVSDGEADQVKVYNKYYEQSALVQSQNGVLRISSYADQKLVVWVKSADLRSITAYDNAEVRSFGKLSPLDLTVTLSDNAYAKLKVDGYGMNVILKGRAKADIAGNVEQSNLKCDRSATLNSTEFAAAHLVRTIDGVAKSNAKADEFAGL from the coding sequence ATGAAAACTAAAATATTTTCCCTGGTAGCAGTTGCAGCAATCGCACTCGGAATAGGAAACCAAGCATTGGCAGACGGCAAAAATGATTCAGTCGCCAAAAGCAATAACGAAGTAAGCACAGTGCTTACTGATGTATCAAAGATCAGCAAGATAGAAGTTCGCGGAAATGTTGAACTTTATGTATCGGACGGCGAAGCCGACCAGGTAAAGGTTTACAATAAATATTACGAACAAAGCGCCCTGGTACAAAGCCAGAACGGCGTATTGCGCATCTCGTCCTATGCTGATCAGAAACTGGTGGTTTGGGTTAAATCAGCCGACCTTCGCTCCATAACCGCTTATGACAATGCCGAAGTAAGGTCATTCGGCAAACTTTCACCACTCGACCTGACCGTAACTTTAAGCGACAATGCCTATGCAAAGTTGAAAGTTGATGGTTACGGCATGAATGTGATATTGAAGGGCCGCGCCAAAGCCGATATTGCAGGTAATGTTGAGCAAAGCAATCTGAAATGCGACCGTTCGGCTACTTTAAACAGCACCGAATTTGCAGCAGCTCACCTGGTAAGAACTATCGATGGTGTAGCAAAAAGTAACGCAAAAGCCGACGAGTTCGCAGGTTTATAA
- a CDS encoding iron chaperone has protein sequence MTSSQIKFETVDQYIASFPADVQQKLETIRTAFKQAVPGAAELIHYQMPALDYNGKLVYFAAFKNHYHITLPHAGKVLEAFKDELSGVDISKSTIRLPAGRPLPMDLLTRMVKFKAEQLRGK, from the coding sequence ATGACAAGCTCCCAGATCAAATTCGAAACGGTAGACCAATACATAGCCTCATTTCCGGCAGATGTTCAACAAAAGCTCGAAACTATCAGAACGGCCTTTAAGCAGGCCGTTCCCGGAGCGGCAGAGCTGATACACTACCAGATGCCCGCGCTCGATTATAATGGAAAGCTGGTTTACTTTGCCGCGTTCAAAAATCATTATCACATTACGTTGCCCCATGCGGGTAAGGTACTTGAAGCCTTTAAAGACGAGTTATCGGGCGTCGATATCTCAAAATCGACCATCAGGTTACCAGCCGGCAGGCCATTGCCAATGGATCTGCTTACCCGGATGGTGAAATTCAAAGCAGAACAGCTTAGGGGGAAATAG
- a CDS encoding helix-turn-helix domain-containing protein, which yields MAKSKSNSPVGNNIRRLRENNKWSQQVIAERLNISIPAYSKIETGVTDVNLSRLEQIAHLFEVGLPGLFGGDAIPAPMPTPEFEKLEKELSECEKEILYLQRKVIQLYEELNKVAVNQ from the coding sequence ATGGCAAAAAGTAAATCAAACTCGCCTGTTGGAAACAACATCAGGCGCCTGCGCGAAAACAACAAATGGAGCCAGCAGGTAATAGCCGAGAGGCTGAACATTTCCATCCCCGCCTATTCAAAGATCGAAACCGGCGTTACGGATGTAAACCTGTCCAGGCTTGAGCAGATAGCCCACCTTTTTGAAGTGGGCCTCCCAGGGTTGTTCGGTGGCGACGCGATACCCGCGCCAATGCCTACGCCCGAATTCGAAAAGCTTGAAAAGGAACTTTCTGAATGCGAGAAAGAGATCTTATACCTTCAGCGCAAGGTAATACAGCTTTACGAAGAACTTAACAAAGTAGCGGTTAACCAATAA
- a CDS encoding GIN domain-containing protein, whose translation MKTTIITLATIATLALGIGNTSFAADKDGAANKSEVSTVLTTVNKISKIEVRGNVELYVSDGDADQVKVYNKYYEESALVQSQNGVLRISSYADQKLVVWVKSTDLRSISAYDNAEVKSFGKLSPIELSVSLHNEASAKLNLDAYSANVTLADHATADLAGTANDMTLKHDVATSVNKVNFTAVHMTENRNVPAYQLDMATL comes from the coding sequence ATGAAAACTACAATCATAACACTCGCAACCATCGCCACCTTAGCATTAGGGATAGGTAATACATCATTCGCAGCCGACAAAGACGGGGCAGCAAATAAAAGCGAAGTAAGCACGGTGCTTACCACGGTTAACAAAATCAGTAAGATCGAAGTTCGCGGTAACGTTGAACTGTACGTATCTGACGGCGACGCCGACCAGGTTAAAGTTTACAACAAATACTACGAAGAAAGCGCATTGGTACAAAGTCAGAACGGCGTGCTGCGCATCTCTTCATACGCCGACCAGAAATTGGTGGTTTGGGTTAAATCCACCGACCTGCGTTCTATCAGCGCTTATGACAATGCCGAAGTAAAATCGTTTGGTAAGTTAAGCCCGATAGAGCTGAGTGTTAGCCTGCATAATGAGGCTTCGGCTAAATTAAACCTGGATGCTTACAGCGCCAATGTTACCCTTGCCGACCATGCCACCGCCGACCTTGCCGGCACCGCGAACGACATGACCCTGAAACATGACGTGGCTACCAGCGTAAATAAGGTAAACTTTACAGCAGTCCACATGACCGAGAACCGGAACGTGCCAGCCTATCAATTGGATATGGCTACTTTATAA
- a CDS encoding sensor histidine kinase gives MPKTSDNLFVLLLISIVGAFLLIVSFILLQIRAQNRVLKEKRKLAEAETQYQKDLLHSVIRFQEDDRKRIGQNLHDDVGGQLAVLRMQMDDNDGNDAGVAAVDRIIENVRNISHSLSPQFIPVLHLWEVVEQLCENLEKASRLHVQFTSSESARSTPWGPDVSLAVYRVLQELVSNTLKHSGATAINLNFDVKDDNLLISYIDNGKGMDGLNLKKGMGMYNIISRLQMLQASWKMNSPRGQGYHFSMIIPPQT, from the coding sequence ATGCCAAAAACCAGCGATAATCTGTTCGTATTGCTCCTAATTAGTATAGTGGGAGCCTTTTTGCTGATCGTTTCCTTCATCCTTTTACAAATACGCGCCCAAAACAGGGTGCTGAAAGAAAAAAGGAAACTGGCGGAGGCCGAAACACAGTACCAGAAGGACTTGCTGCACTCGGTGATCCGGTTCCAGGAGGACGACCGCAAGCGCATAGGCCAAAACCTGCACGACGATGTCGGCGGCCAGCTGGCAGTTTTAAGAATGCAGATGGACGACAATGACGGCAACGATGCCGGTGTTGCCGCTGTCGACAGGATAATCGAAAACGTACGAAACATCTCTCACAGCCTTTCACCGCAGTTCATCCCCGTGCTGCACTTGTGGGAGGTGGTTGAGCAATTGTGTGAAAACCTCGAGAAAGCAAGCAGGCTGCATGTGCAATTCACCAGTAGCGAAAGCGCGAGGTCGACACCCTGGGGACCTGATGTATCGCTGGCGGTTTACCGCGTATTGCAGGAATTGGTGAGCAACACCCTGAAACATTCCGGCGCAACGGCGATCAATTTAAATTTTGATGTAAAGGATGATAACCTGCTTATCAGCTATATCGACAATGGCAAAGGGATGGACGGGTTGAACCTAAAAAAGGGGATGGGCATGTACAATATTATAAGCAGGCTTCAAATGCTGCAAGCCAGTTGGAAAATGAACTCGCCCCGGGGGCAGGGCTATCATTTCAGTATGATTATACCGCCGCAGACTTAA
- a CDS encoding response regulator transcription factor has protein sequence MMSTIKIAIVDDQKIFRQSLGVLLLANPDFELIAEADNGADYLAQLQQMAMLPDITILDMELPGISGMELHKLLQQQYPQIKILVLSIHSNERLIAKMIENGASGYLVKNCDKSELFAAINSVYHSGFYINQRVMQAIQRAANYKNKPVRNVNGIDIDVSKRETEILQMICHELNAGEIAEKLFISSRTVDGHKANLLLKTGCKNTAGLVVFAIRNGIVEI, from the coding sequence ATGATGAGTACTATTAAAATCGCCATTGTTGACGACCAAAAAATATTTCGCCAGAGTTTAGGCGTACTACTTTTAGCTAATCCTGACTTTGAATTAATAGCAGAAGCAGACAATGGTGCCGATTACCTGGCCCAATTGCAACAGATGGCCATGTTGCCCGACATTACCATACTGGATATGGAACTGCCCGGCATAAGCGGGATGGAGCTTCACAAACTTTTGCAGCAACAATATCCTCAAATAAAAATATTGGTGCTGTCCATCCATTCCAACGAAAGACTGATAGCCAAAATGATAGAAAACGGCGCAAGCGGCTACCTTGTAAAAAATTGTGACAAGTCGGAGTTGTTCGCCGCCATCAATTCGGTATATCATTCAGGGTTTTATATCAACCAACGGGTGATGCAGGCTATACAAAGAGCGGCGAATTATAAAAATAAACCGGTGCGTAATGTTAACGGGATAGATATTGATGTTTCGAAACGGGAAACCGAGATACTGCAAATGATCTGCCACGAACTGAACGCGGGCGAAATTGCCGAAAAACTGTTTATCAGCAGCCGCACAGTGGACGGCCACAAAGCTAACCTGCTGCTTAAAACAGGCTGTAAAAATACTGCCGGCCTGGTGGTATTTGCTATCAGGAATGGGATCGTCGAGATCTGA
- a CDS encoding endonuclease/exonuclease/phosphatase family protein — protein MKLVTWNMQGASHSTENKWNAGIMNFFGNGADICCLQECGAVPASARLINPNFAGVANLHYYTWGTNRTNKHILFYQSDPNGNRCNLAVVSTSPPMGGDVVWPVIAPVWRPALGFQIDANHFIFCQHAISPNGPDAAGLLAAINNAVGAPGNYWVAGGDYNREPPALMTPFTICPPIIIPIR, from the coding sequence ATGAAACTAGTTACATGGAATATGCAGGGCGCCAGCCACAGCACCGAAAACAAATGGAACGCTGGCATTATGAACTTTTTTGGCAATGGTGCCGATATCTGCTGTCTGCAGGAATGCGGGGCAGTGCCCGCATCTGCCAGGCTTATAAACCCTAATTTTGCAGGTGTCGCCAATTTACACTATTACACCTGGGGCACAAACCGCACCAACAAACATATCCTTTTTTATCAGTCCGACCCGAACGGCAACCGCTGTAACCTGGCAGTGGTATCAACATCCCCGCCTATGGGCGGGGATGTTGTGTGGCCGGTCATTGCACCTGTATGGCGGCCGGCACTTGGTTTTCAAATCGACGCCAATCACTTTATATTCTGCCAGCATGCGATTAGTCCGAACGGCCCTGACGCCGCCGGGTTATTAGCCGCGATCAACAACGCTGTTGGTGCGCCTGGCAATTACTGGGTGGCAGGCGGCGACTATAACCGGGAGCCTCCGGCGCTGATGACTCCATTTACAATATGCCCCCCAATAATAATACCTATTCGGTAA
- a CDS encoding IPT/TIG domain-containing protein, with protein MILSNFQKLAYMVCLVLCATICGCKKSDTAPTDKKPQSIPVVITSLSVNDGPYNTAVEITGTGFDAIAANDEVFFNSKAATISSATATKLTAIVPLGAGTGKVSVSVKNGSPVLGPVFTYELTAFVSTLAGQPASGSANGKGAAASFYAPTHIALDDAGNLYVTDMQNRQVRKIDPDGNVTTFVGKLRAGTEDGTGAGASFYLPWGITRDALGNFYVSDIGNYNIRKITPSGTVTTLTPGIAAPYADFLMMPEGIAADATGNMYVVDYSTNLARKISVNGKTNVILAGNRLSGSQDGTGASASFNRPCGIAFSPNGLLYIADSYNNTIRQMNVVGTVLTWVGTGKAGSADGSSSTATFNHPADVAFDKARNMYIVDQGNNLIRKMTYDGVVSTLAGSGAPGSADGPAKQASFNNPTGIAVDAAGNLYIADQGNNMIRKITMQ; from the coding sequence ATGATCTTATCCAATTTCCAAAAACTTGCATACATGGTATGCCTTGTGCTGTGTGCAACCATATGTGGCTGTAAAAAAAGCGACACTGCTCCGACCGACAAAAAGCCACAATCCATTCCCGTAGTTATCACCTCGCTCAGTGTGAACGACGGTCCTTACAATACAGCTGTTGAAATAACAGGAACTGGGTTCGATGCTATTGCAGCAAACGACGAAGTGTTTTTTAACAGTAAGGCGGCTACGATATCATCAGCTACTGCAACCAAACTAACCGCAATCGTTCCCCTGGGTGCCGGTACCGGTAAAGTAAGTGTTTCCGTAAAAAATGGCTCGCCGGTTTTAGGGCCTGTATTTACTTACGAACTTACTGCATTTGTTTCCACGTTAGCTGGTCAGCCTGCTTCCGGTTCGGCAAACGGAAAAGGGGCCGCGGCGTCATTTTATGCTCCCACACATATCGCGCTGGACGATGCCGGCAACCTCTATGTAACCGACATGCAAAACCGCCAGGTTCGGAAAATAGACCCGGATGGGAATGTTACAACGTTTGTTGGAAAATTACGTGCTGGTACTGAGGATGGTACCGGTGCTGGGGCATCGTTTTATCTGCCCTGGGGAATAACCAGGGACGCTTTGGGAAATTTTTATGTCTCTGATATAGGCAATTACAACATACGCAAGATAACTCCATCAGGGACAGTAACTACGTTAACACCGGGTATAGCCGCACCTTATGCGGATTTTCTGATGATGCCGGAAGGCATTGCAGCAGATGCGACAGGAAACATGTATGTCGTGGACTATTCCACAAATCTGGCTCGAAAAATAAGCGTGAATGGCAAAACAAATGTCATCCTGGCCGGGAACAGGCTTTCAGGATCGCAGGACGGCACAGGTGCAAGTGCTTCATTTAACCGGCCGTGTGGCATTGCTTTTAGTCCGAACGGCTTGTTATATATTGCCGACTCCTATAATAACACAATTCGCCAGATGAACGTGGTAGGCACCGTACTGACATGGGTTGGCACCGGCAAAGCAGGCTCGGCCGACGGTTCTTCTTCAACGGCGACATTTAATCATCCTGCCGATGTAGCCTTTGATAAGGCACGAAACATGTACATTGTAGACCAGGGCAACAACCTTATCCGTAAAATGACCTACGACGGTGTAGTAAGTACATTAGCGGGCAGCGGTGCGCCAGGTTCGGCAGACGGCCCTGCAAAACAGGCTTCGTTTAACAACCCCACCGGCATAGCGGTGGATGCGGCAGGAAACCTGTATATAGCCGACCAGGGGAATAATATGATCCGAAAAATAACGATGCAATAG